The Eurosta solidaginis isolate ZX-2024a chromosome 4, ASM4086904v1, whole genome shotgun sequence genome includes a window with the following:
- the LOC137247516 gene encoding histone H3.3A, producing MARTKQTARKSTGGKAPRKQLATKAARKSAPSTGGVKKPHRYRPGTVALREIRRYQKSTELLIRKLPFQRLVREIAQDFKTDLRFQSAAIGALQEASEAYLVGLFEDTNLCAIHAKRVTIMPKDIQLARRIRGERA from the exons ATGGCTCGTACTAAGCAAACAGCACGTAAATCAACCGGTGGAAAAGCTCCACGCAAGCAGCTTGCAACAAAGGCAGCTCGTAAATCAGCACCCTCAACCGGTGGTGTAAAGAAACCCCACCGTTATCGTCCTGGTACAGTTGCTTTGCGTGAAATTCGCCGTTATCAAAAGTCAACTGAATTGCTGATCCGCAAATTGCCGTTCCAGCGCTTGGTACGTGAAATCGCACAAGATTTCAAAACTGACTTGCGTTTCCAATCGGCTGCAATTGGTGCTTTGCAG gAAGCATCTGAGGCCTATTTAGTAGGACTTTTCGAAGATACCAACTTGTGCGCTATTCATGCTAAACGTGTAACAATTATGCCCAAAGACATTCAGTTGGCTCGCCGAATCCGTGGAGAACGtgcttaa